The Anaerolineae bacterium region GAGGGACGGGGATCCGCCGCGCAGGGCACACGGGAACCCTGGACCCGCGGGCTTCGGGCGTTCTGGTGGTGCTCATCGGCCCGGCGGTGCGGTTGAGTGAGTGGGTCTCCGAGGCGGACAAACGCTACATGGCCACCATTCGCCTGGGCACAGCCACGGACACCTATGACGCCGATGGGCGGGTGACGGCCACGGCCCCCTGGGAGAACATCACCGAGGAAGAGTTCGCCGCCATGCTCAAGGATTTCGAGGGCGAAATTCTGCAGGCTCCCCCGCCTTATTCGGCGGTGCGTGTCAAGGGCAAACGTGCCTACGACCTGGCCCGCCAGGGCAAGAAGGTGGAGTTGAAGCCGCGCAAGGTGCATGTGTACAACCTGGAGTTGCTAGAGTGGGCCCCGCCGGAGGTTGTGGTGGATGTGCACTGCTCCTCGGGCACCTATGTGCGCTCCCTGGCCCACGAAATCGGCCAGCGGTTGGGTTGCGGGGCGCATCTGGTGGGGCTGCGCCGCACCAAGGCCGGCCGTTTCACCCTGCGCGACGCCGTGCCCCTGCGACGCCTGCAAGAGGCTTTCGAGGCCGGCGACTGGTATCGCTATCTCATCCCCGCGGCTGAGGCCCTGGCCGACTGGCCGCAGGTGGTGCTCGACTTCGACGAAGTGGAGACCATTCGTCACGGCCAGCGCATCCTGGCCAAAGGGGAGCACGAACTCAAGGATGGCGATCTGGTCTGCGCGGTGACCGAGCAAGGGGACCTGGCCGCGGTGTTGAAGTATGTGGCCGAGACCAATGTGTTCCAGCCGCGCAAGGTGTTCTTCCTCTCGTAGGAGGGTGGGCGGCGGCTTATGCAACATTACCGTTCCCTTGAAGGG contains the following coding sequences:
- the truB gene encoding tRNA pseudouridine(55) synthase TruB, translated to MYQDKEKRVIQDVVSGVLVVDKPVGLTSHDVVKIIRRGTGIRRAGHTGTLDPRASGVLVVLIGPAVRLSEWVSEADKRYMATIRLGTATDTYDADGRVTATAPWENITEEEFAAMLKDFEGEILQAPPPYSAVRVKGKRAYDLARQGKKVELKPRKVHVYNLELLEWAPPEVVVDVHCSSGTYVRSLAHEIGQRLGCGAHLVGLRRTKAGRFTLRDAVPLRRLQEAFEAGDWYRYLIPAAEALADWPQVVLDFDEVETIRHGQRILAKGEHELKDGDLVCAVTEQGDLAAVLKYVAETNVFQPRKVFFLS